A genome region from Streptomyces xanthophaeus includes the following:
- a CDS encoding (deoxy)nucleoside triphosphate pyrophosphohydrolase — protein sequence MTVRVVVGGALCHEGRLLAARRSAPPELAGRWELPGGKAEPGESVPDALVRELREELGVETEPLERIPGEWPLRPGLVLHVWTARLLSGVPAPLEDHDELRWLGPEELESVDWLDQDRPAVAEAGRRLRQDGGGGA from the coding sequence ATGACGGTACGCGTGGTCGTGGGCGGAGCCCTTTGTCATGAGGGGCGCCTGCTGGCCGCCCGCCGCAGCGCACCGCCCGAGCTCGCCGGACGCTGGGAGCTGCCGGGCGGGAAGGCCGAACCGGGTGAGTCCGTCCCCGACGCGCTGGTGCGCGAACTGCGCGAGGAGCTCGGCGTGGAGACCGAGCCGCTGGAGCGGATCCCGGGGGAGTGGCCGCTGCGGCCCGGGCTCGTCCTGCACGTGTGGACCGCCCGGCTGCTCTCCGGAGTGCCCGCCCCGCTGGAGGACCACGACGAGCTGCGCTGGCTCGGGCCGGAGGAGCTGGAGTCGGTGGACTGGCTGGACCAGGACCGGCCCGCGGTCGCCGAGGCGGGGCGCCGGCTGCGCCAGGACGGTGGCGGGGGCGCGTGA
- a CDS encoding SPOR domain-containing protein, giving the protein MNDSGALLPWLVIREDDNGNRYRVGRYATRAEAQKVADSLEDRGHKQLYWVERIGQTATMN; this is encoded by the coding sequence ATGAACGACAGCGGTGCGCTGCTTCCGTGGCTGGTCATACGCGAGGACGACAACGGCAACCGCTACCGGGTGGGCCGGTACGCCACCCGGGCCGAGGCCCAGAAGGTCGCCGACAGCCTCGAGGACCGAGGGCACAAGCAGCTCTACTGGGTCGAGCGGATCGGCCAGACCGCCACGATGAACTGA
- a CDS encoding GntR family transcriptional regulator, giving the protein MTFGEQPAYLRVAGDLRRKIVDGSLPPHARLPSQARIREEYGVSDTVALEARKVLMAEGLVEGRSGSGTYVREQPVPRRVARAGYRTGGASTPFRQEQADAGARGTWESSSEQTGAPTEIAKRLGIDPGERVMRTRYVFRDAGEAMMLSTSWEPLAVTGRTPVMLPEEGPLGGSGVVDRMAAIDVVVDNVVEEVGARPGLAEEIMLLGGVPGHVVLVIGRTYYASGRAVETADVVVPADRYRLAYHLPVR; this is encoded by the coding sequence GTGACTTTCGGTGAGCAGCCGGCCTATCTGCGCGTGGCCGGGGATCTGCGACGGAAGATCGTCGACGGTTCTCTGCCCCCGCACGCCCGGCTTCCCTCTCAGGCACGCATCCGCGAGGAGTACGGGGTCTCCGACACCGTGGCCCTGGAGGCGCGCAAGGTCCTCATGGCGGAGGGGCTGGTCGAGGGCCGGTCCGGATCCGGCACGTACGTACGGGAACAGCCAGTCCCGCGGCGGGTCGCCCGCGCCGGCTATCGCACGGGCGGTGCCTCGACGCCGTTCCGGCAGGAGCAGGCCGACGCCGGCGCGCGTGGCACCTGGGAGTCGAGCAGCGAGCAGACGGGCGCGCCCACGGAGATCGCCAAGCGGCTCGGCATCGATCCGGGCGAGCGCGTGATGCGGACGCGGTACGTCTTCCGCGACGCGGGGGAGGCGATGATGCTGTCGACCTCCTGGGAGCCGCTGGCCGTGACCGGCCGGACCCCGGTGATGCTGCCGGAGGAAGGCCCGCTGGGCGGCTCCGGAGTGGTCGACCGGATGGCCGCGATCGACGTCGTCGTGGACAACGTGGTCGAGGAGGTCGGAGCGCGGCCCGGTCTGGCGGAGGAGATCATGCTCCTCGGCGGGGTGCCGGGGCACGTGGTGCTGGTGATCGGCCGCACGTACTACGCCTCGGGCCGTGCCGTGGAGACGGCCGACGTGGTGGTCCCGGCGGACCGCTACCGCCTGGCGTACCACCTCCCGGTGAGGTAG